The Pseudarthrobacter sp. BIM B-2242 region GCCAAGCTTGTCGCCCTCAACGAGGGCCACCTTCATCCCCAACCTGGCACCGCGCAGGGCAGCGGCGTAGCCGGCGCTGCCGCCTCCCAGGACAACAAGGTCATAGCTCATTGATCTTCCCTTTCCACCAAACGGACTGGTCAGCGTGTGTTTGTATCGTACGCGGACGATGCCGGCTCCGGCCGGGTATCAAACGCGGAAAGAACAAAGCCCACCCGAAGCGCCAACCAAGGGACAAGGGCTTCCTGCCCGGAAGCCGCTGGCCTAGACTCGGGAAAAACACGGCCTGGCCTGCACAACGGGGAGAATACGAGTGACTGCACGATTGCCTGACAGCTCGCTGGCCCTGCTGCGGCAGGGCTACACCTTCATCTCCGCCCGCTGCGACGAAGCCGGCACAGACCTCTTTCAAACCCGCCTGATGCTCCGCCCTGTGGTGTGCATCAGGGGAGCAGCGGCGGCGGAGTTCTTTTACGGCGGGGGCCGGTTCAGCCGTACGGGGGCTCTCCCGCGGTCGGTCAAGCACCTGCTGCAGGACGCCGGCAGCGTCCAAACCCTTGAAGGGGACGCGCACCACCGCCGCAAGCAGCTGTTCCTGGACCTGGGCAGCCGCGGATCGGCTGAACGCCTGGCGGACCATTTTGACGCTGAATGGCATGACCCTGATCGCGGGCTGCCGTCCGGGCGGCGTTTCAACCTTCACAACGAAGCCCGCCGGATCCTCACCGCGGCAGCCTGCCGATGGGCGGGTCTTCCTACCGACCCGTTCACTATCCGCAGGCGCAGCACGGAACTGGGCCTGATGATTGACCAGGCCGGCGCCTTCGGGCCAGTGAACTGGTACGCCCGCTGGCGGCGGCATTCCACCGAAAAGTGGGCCGCGACCGCCATCCTGACAGCACGCTTGGCCGCGCCGGACCAGACACCGGCAACCCCGGTGGAAGCCATCGCCTTCCATCGCGATCACGCCGGCAAGGAGCTGCCCGCCGACACCGCCGCGGTGGAACTGCTGAACCTGCTCCGCCCGGTCGTGGCCGTCAGCAACTTCATCGTCTTCGCTGCCCTTGCCCTCACCCAGCACCCCGAATGGAAAAACAAACTCGCCAACGGGGACGATGACGACCTGCACTGTTTCGCCCAGGAAGTGCGCCGGTACTACCCGTTCTTCCCCTTCGTCGGCGGCACCGCCACCGGGCACCTGGAATGGTCCGGGCACGCCTTCAAGCCCGGGGACTGGGTCCTCCTTGACTTGTACGGAACTAACCACGACCCACGAAGCTGGCCAAACCCGGAAAGCTTCGACCCCGCACGCTTCCGCACCTGGCAGCCCAATCCCAACACCCTGATCCCACAAGGGGCAGGCGACAAGGAAACAGGCCACCGGTGCCCAGGGGAAGACATCACGGTGGAACTGATCAAACGCGCCATCCGCACCCTTGCGGACACACCCGCCCTGCAGGTACCCGCACAGGACCTCAGCTTCAACCTCTCCAGCATGCCCGCCCTACCCAAAAGCGGATTCATCCTCGGGCCTGGCCATGCCGGCCGCCGCTGACAGAGCAGAACGAACCAGAGAACGGCTGGGAACGACTCATCCGGGCAGGTGGTTCAGATATGAAACACCGCGCAGCACCAGAACAGCCAAACTATTGCCGCCGGTGCGATCCTGTTTGCTCCCAGACGAGGGATCCCCTGGCTTCGGTACGAGCGGTGGAATGGTTGGAGCGGCATCAGATTCGGTTTTACCTGGGGGCTCGACCGCACGAATGGGCGTCAAGGGTTGAAACAGGCGTTTGTGCGGCGCTTGTGACCACCGGAAGGTTGGAGACCCCTAGTCAGCCTCGCTGTTCGCTGGGCCAATAAATTTGGACAACGTCCTTGCCTCGGTGGGCTTCAGGAAGAACTCAACCGGTTTGAGCCTGCCATCGATCTCCAAGGTCAATGTGAAGCCCTCAGATCCAACGCTGGGGCGGGCCGACCAATGCTTGACGACTGGCGCGAGGTCCCGCCCCATCAGAACGTTGCGCTCATCCATGTCCCAAGGCGCGCCCGCGTCGACCATCGCTTTATGCTCTCCACAGAGGTAGGCCTCATGATAGCCGACAGCAGCGTTTTGATTACCGAAAACGAAGGCGGATCCAGGGTTCGTGCAACGGAGCACTGAGCAAATAATCATGCTTTGGAAGATACCCATGAATGTGGAGGAAACCCGTGCAACACGTCCATGAGACTTCAATAGCTTCAAGCTCCGACGGGGACAGGAATCTCAGTCATCCCCCTGTACAAGTCCCGCTACCGTCACGCCGTGTTCGGCTTCCGGGGTAAGAAGACGTCGAATGTCAGCTGATCGACAAGGCCCTGCCGGAGAAGGCCTGAAACGTCAGGTAAGACTCGGCCTTCTTGGCCGCCTGTTCCTTCCATCCACTCTCTACGTGATCCGCGGCCCAAATAGCCTCCCTCGGTGTGAACTTGTGCAATTCCAGTTGCATTATCAGAC contains the following coding sequences:
- a CDS encoding cytochrome P450, which produces MTARLPDSSLALLRQGYTFISARCDEAGTDLFQTRLMLRPVVCIRGAAAAEFFYGGGRFSRTGALPRSVKHLLQDAGSVQTLEGDAHHRRKQLFLDLGSRGSAERLADHFDAEWHDPDRGLPSGRRFNLHNEARRILTAAACRWAGLPTDPFTIRRRSTELGLMIDQAGAFGPVNWYARWRRHSTEKWAATAILTARLAAPDQTPATPVEAIAFHRDHAGKELPADTAAVELLNLLRPVVAVSNFIVFAALALTQHPEWKNKLANGDDDDLHCFAQEVRRYYPFFPFVGGTATGHLEWSGHAFKPGDWVLLDLYGTNHDPRSWPNPESFDPARFRTWQPNPNTLIPQGAGDKETGHRCPGEDITVELIKRAIRTLADTPALQVPAQDLSFNLSSMPALPKSGFILGPGHAGRR